The Oncorhynchus mykiss isolate Arlee chromosome 17, USDA_OmykA_1.1, whole genome shotgun sequence genomic interval ATTATTTCATTCATTTTTTCATacatacatgtactgtacatacatacatgcaggcATTTGATGACATTCTGCTAAACAGGTTGTGGACAGAAAGATGTTTGTACTCACAGCTGCACTCTGTCTTACAGAGATTGAGAGAGCGAGTGGTGTTGGAGGAGACGCAGGCGAGGCGATTGCTCAGCTGGAAGAGACCAAAAAAGCTGAAGGACAGGGTCTTGATCGGCTTGAATGGCCTGAATGGCTTGCGCATCGGCTTACGTGGTGGCGGTGGCTTGCGGCTATGTCCGTGACCTCTGAACTGCTTTGGGATGTGTCTCTTCCTCCTGTTCCCCTTTCTTTCATTCAGTTCCTCTCCTTCTTGCTCGTCCAGCTCCGCCTCTAACTTTTCCAGGTCCTCCTCGTCCAGCTCATCCTCGTCAACCTCATCTTCATCACCCTCATCCTCATAGCCGCCAAACTCTTCCTCCTCAGCCGCTTTGCTTTCTTGCGCCTCAACTTTGTCATGTTCTTCCTCATCACCAGTGGACTCCTCGGCCTCACGCTTGTTCCTTCCTCTCGCAGGACTCCCTGGTCTCGGTCCCGGTCTCGGTCTCTTCCCCTCAGGCCTCTCTGATCTTGGGCTCACTCCCTCTGTTTCCCCAATAGGTTTTGGTTGCATTCCCCCGCGCTTTCCTATAGGTCTTGGGCTCATTCCCCCAGGCTTCCCATTAGGTCTAGGCTTGTCCTCTTCTCCCTCAGAACTGACTCCATTTTCCTTCGACTCAACATCTCTACCTGGACGTTTGCACCCGAACAGTCTCACAGGTCTCCTGCTGATGGGGCGCCTTTTGGGTTTATGCAGGATAGGTTTGCGCAGGACAAGGTTGGTCACAAGGCTGGTGTTTAAGCTAGACTTTAGGTCCAAACTGCAGATAACTGAACCAACCAAGTCACAGTGAGAGCAggaagggaatagagagagattaTATATTTGGAAGTTTTAAAACAGCAGTACCtggaggtagggtagcctagtggtaagagcattggactagtaaccggaaggttactagtccaacagaaggttgcaagttcaaatccccgagctaacaaggtacaaatctgttgttctgcccctgaacaggcagttaacccactgttcctaagctgtcattgaaaataagaatttgttcttaactgacttgcctagttaaataaaggtaaaaaaaatattgggTTTGATGTGATCAAAAGCCTGACATGATCCTCAGGGTGCCAtcattaaaggggaagttcagtattttacaacttgatgttgaatggttcctcaccctgaaagtagtctataAAATAAACTGTAATCCATGTTCTTTTCTCTCTTTAAACAGCCACTAAAAACTTCAGCTAACCTTAGCTAGCTAGGGGCAACCGTGCAATGTTTTTTTTCATGGCCAAATAACCTTTAATGAACTTTAATCAAATATTGAGTTTATTTCACTTGATTTGGCCATTCAATTTTGTAAATTGCCCTTATCATCCCAATTGATTTACGCTGAAGTTCACTGAAGTTTGTAGTGGCTCTTTAAAGAAAAAGTCTCCAGGCCCATAGACTTCTAGGTTGACGACCGCTTTAACATTAAGTTGTTAAATATTGGACTTCCCCTTTAACTAAATTTGAGACGTTGTGCAGTAACATTGACGTTTTTTGCTATCTCACACCACCTTCAAGTAATATCTCGAAACTCGCAGAAATACAATAGGCCTACATAGAATTCACAACCCACTTTTGGCCAAGACGTCGTCCAGTTCGACACCCTTTGCTGCATTTTTCTCATTCATATTGAATCGGTCAGCAGCCTCTGTCAGTTTGTTCTTCAGCTCACATTTGGAGAGCAGCAGCCCCTCAGACAGGCTGGGAACCAGGGTTGCTACAGCCAACACCACCAGCAGCTCCAGCTTCATGTTGTCTCTGGGTGATCTGTTTAGAATGGTATGGAAAGATATAGGATAGCAAAATACATGATTGTCCTACAAAGAGAAGCTGTAAGGCTGTTCTACACAAAGGGCACAAttgaagagtttcattccaaaacgctATACTATCAGGAATCAAGTTAAGATCCAGATGCAGACCTCGTCGAAggaacaatgtttattacagcaacggGGCAAAGGAACAGGATGGCAGgtagggtcaggtcaggcagaggtctgtaatccagaggtgggggaAAGGTACAGGACGGTAGGCAGTCTCAGGTTCAAGGGCAggcagccaaactgagcaatcgggggagaagagccttggtcagggatgtgaccaataaCCTGTTGGTCACTCATACAGagccccagagttcctctgtggagatgggagaaccttagagaaggacaaccatctctgcagcacaccatcaatcaggccttcatggtagagtggccagacggaagccactcctcagtaaaaggcatatgacagccctgcttgaagtttgccaaaaggcacctaaaggactctcagaccatgagaaacaacattatcTGGTGtgaggaaaccaagattgaactttttagcctgaatgccaagcatcacgtctggaggaaacctggcaccggtcatcacctggccaatatcatccttacggtgaagcttgcagtggaagcatcatgctgtggggatgtttttcagcggcagggactggtggatcagtcaggatcgagggaaagattaacagagcaaagtacagagagatccttgataaaaacctgctccagagcgctcaggacctcagactggggcgaaggttccccttacaacaggacaaggaccctaagtacacagccaagacaacgtggCTCCAGGACAAGTCtatgaatatccttgagtggcccagccagagcccggactcgaACCCGATTGAACAACCCGattggagaaacctgaaaatagctgtgcagtgacgctccccatccagcctgatagagctttagaggatctgcagagaagaagcttgtgccaagcttctagcgtcatacccaagaagactcaaggctgtaattgatgccaaaggtgcttcaacaaagtactgagtaaaatggtctgaatacttatgtaaatgtgatatttcagtttaagaCATATataaatttgcaacaatttctataaacctgtttttgcctcgTCATTAAAGTAAgactgaaacgtaacaaaatgtggacaaagtcaagggttctgaatacttcccgaatgcactgtacacagcaaTTCTTCACACGTTTTTTCATCGGAAATGATCGTTTGCAGTATATCCATTTTCTGAAATGTTGGAaaattagcttttattgtttaaagaactTATGAAAGAGatggatgttttttctcaccaTCTAATCGTGGCATGGTGTTCAATGACAGACGTGTATTTGTTtgaaatctatcacttgatggtttaaTTTCAGAGAGGCAAATAATAATGTTTTGtggcaaaacgctatatatccttCTCACTCTCAGAGGAATAAGTAGCACTGCtgggttttacacagtcaaatgtgatAAGTAACTACATTTTTAATAGACAACATATTAAACATTTGTGACGTCAATATATAAACCAAATTAATCAATACAGTAATAttagatctgtatgtaaaacatttacatttgacattttagtcatttagcagatggtctTCTCCAGAGCGACTTAGTTAGTGCACTGATCTTAAGATAACTAGGttcagacaaccacatatcacagtcaaatatacaggatacggacattccattccagctaaacaatatATATCATTTTGCAACAAAACCCATTTTAatacacatctaaaatctattaattaagaatctgagaacagtaatattttacacacatgaAGGTAGCTAAAGAATatcattttggaatgaaactcttcaaTTCAAGTTCATGAGAGGCTTTACATTATTGTTGTAGGCAAAAAATATGAAACCTGAGCAGGTAATTTAAGGATTTTACAACCAACACTTTCATgtatgttttaaaatgtattgtcAAGTGTACCAATATATTTCAAAGCTATCGCCGTAAGGGATGAATAAACATCAACTTTTTAATTTTTATTCTCGtatttaaatataaaaaatatatacaattttaaaatgtatatttatttatgtatttatatttgGATATTCCTGAGCTAGCAAATCGGTGATGTTGTGAGACCTCAATTATCAAAACACGCATTTTCTCAAAGTACATCACATTTCTCAAAGTACCTATACGACCATAACATTCACTTTTTCACTGAACATTCAACATACAATAAGTCAACGCAGGTCAAAATGAGTCTGTTAAATAAAAAGGTCCTTACCAGTCGCTCAGTTCAGGTAAGCGATGAACAGTGTTCAGTGTAAAACAGCACAGCTGATCGAGCTGTACCTATTCCTCTGTGTCTGACAGACAACACATCAGGGTTATTATACGGGAAGGATGGGTAGCCGGATGGGTAGCCAGGTGTGtcaattcttcacattttgttcTCGGGCCACTGGGTGACAACCCATCCCTTCAGCAAAGTAATGGaaagtacagtatgtacacagacactgtagatcttcattgcaaaggTGGGAGTGAAGCTCAGGTGTTAACGGGCAAGTCTGCGTTAGGCATAATGTAGCATGAGAACAATGGTATGAAGATGACACAAACTCTAACCATCACTTTAAACCAGGATTGGGCAATCTGGTCACCTGCCAGGGCTGGTGTCGGTGCAGTTTTATGTTACAGCTAAGCAGTAATGGGCTACACCTGACAGGATTCTTATCTAAAGGACCTCAGTGGCAGTCTTAATTGACTCCTCGTTTTATCATCACTTTCATCTGTGTTTGTGGTTTAGGTTACTAACACGTTGGTCCATCCAAGACCAACACCTGTTCAAATGGACTTCACTTTATCCCAAAATCAAACATTCTACAAACACATGATCCCATGATATTACTGTGTATTACCCAACTGAACACAATGAACACAATGAAAACACATGTTTGCAAGGTGTACAACACTATGCATACATGGTTGACCAGTAAGCTGGCATTTATTCTTTCTTTTTGCCTAGTCACTGTGATCACCGGATTATGTCAATTACTGTGGGTGTTTTGAGATGAGAACTCAAGACTGAAGCTATAACAATGTGTAATATGAGCCCCATCCTGCCTACCATTCAACTCACAATACCTTGAATAGAAACCATAACCAATCAAGCCAGAACTTAAGATGCCATCATGTTTTCTTTGTCTTTCTTTGCATTTTCTGAACAAAGCGTTCAGAAATGTGGTTCTGTATTCAATAACCGAACACTATGTCCCCCTACACACTCAGGTTGTACAAATGATGTATAAATCACTTGAGACAACGTTTGTGTAAACATTTTTGTGCAGACAAACTCCCCTTTGTGTCTCAAATGTGTTGTACAATCTATGTGTACACTCCCTATTTTTCAGACAATCCAGGCTTATGTCTTCCTTTCAGGTTCACTGGGTTTGCGTAATGTCCCGAGCTGTTCAGAAAATGTGGGTACTGTCGGTTGGTAaaagcacatacagttgaagtcggaagtttacatacacgttagccaactacatttaaacacagtctttcacaattcctgacatttaatcctagtaagaattccctgtcttaggtcatttaggatcaccactttattttaagaatgtgaaatgtcagaataatagtagagaattatttatttcagcttttatttctttcatcacattcccagtgggtcagaagtttacatacactcaattagtttttggtagtaacttgggtcaaacatttcaggtagccttccacaagcttcccacaataagttgggtgaattttggcccattcctcctgacatagctggtgtaactgagtcaggtttgtagacctccttgctcgcacacgccttttcaattctgcccacatattttctataggattgaggtcagggctttgtgatggccactccaataccttgactttgttgtccttaagctattttgccacaactttggaagtatgcttggggtcattgtccatttggaagacccatttgcgaccaagctttaacttcctgactgatgtcttgagatgttgcttcaatatgtccacataattttcctccctcatgatgccatctattttgtgaagtgcaccagtccccaccacccccacaacatgatgctgccacccccgtgctctgcggttggaatggtgttcttcggcttgcaagcctctccttttttcctccaaacataatgatggtcattatggccaaacagttctatttttgtttcatcagaccagaggacatttctccaaaaagtacgatctttgtccccatgtgcatttgcaaaccgtagtctggcttttttatggcggttttggagcagtggcttcttccttgctgagcagcctttcaggttatgtcgatataggacacgtttaactgtggatatagatacctttgtccttgtttcctccagcatcttcacaaggtcctttgctgttgttctgggattgatttgcacttttcgcaccaaagtacgttcatctctaggagacagaacgcgtctccttcctgagcggtatgacggttgcgtggtcccatggtgtttatacttgtgtacaattgtttgtacagatgaacgccatacaggcatttggacatttctcccttaggtcttggctgatttcttttgatttttccatgatgttaagcaaagaggcactgacccTGAAGAAACTTTGCAACGACAGGAATGTTTCCTTTTGTGACAACTTTGATTTGCAGTGGGAGCGACCAGCACTTTTTAAAGACATGGGATTCACCCTAACCACAGGGGTTCCAGGGGTATTTCCGGCAACATTgtaaactgttttagagactgacagacagggtctggtagtaaTCCAAGCAAAGAGGAAGAATAAGCAACAGAGGACTTGGAAACCATATCAAC includes:
- the LOC110495162 gene encoding uncharacterized protein LOC110495162, encoding MKLELLVVLAVATLVPSLSEGLLLSKCELKNKLTEAADRFNMNEKNAAKGVELDDVLAKIICSLDLKSSLNTSLVTNLVLRKPILHKPKRRPISRRPVRLFGCKRPGRDVESKENGVSSEGEEDKPRPNGKPGGMSPRPIGKRGGMQPKPIGETEGVSPRSERPEGKRPRPGPRPGSPARGRNKREAEESTGDEEEHDKVEAQESKAAEEEEFGGYEDEGDEDEVDEDELDEEDLEKLEAELDEQEGEELNERKGNRRKRHIPKQFRGHGHSRKPPPPRKPMRKPFRPFKPIKTLSFSFFGLFQLSNRLACVSSNTTRSLNLCKTECSSFVDDDIRDDIACFVKSHAWMKDLRFPWKCAKLQASEYFECDQPLNSTMSTLSVTNHLTVL